Sequence from the Leptospira montravelensis genome:
ATTGCGGGTAATTACCGTGAAAAAGAAAAAAACAACACGAAGTCTTTAGAAAATTATAAGATTGCAGCAGCTGTCATCGAACCTGCGAGAGAACTTAATGGATTTAAGGCTTGGTCTTATTACCAAGCTGGTCGTTTGTCCTACCTTAACAGTGATAAGGCGGCTGCCAAAGCGTATCTTGAAAAAGCAGTCAAACTTGACGGAGCGGAGTCTGGGGAAGATGTAAAACTCCTCTCTAGTTATTTACTCCTTAAACTCGGGAAAAATTAATTTATGTTAACTTTGGCTCTCCCGAAAGGTAGGCTTGCCGAAGAAACTGCTCTTCTTTTGTTATCCAAAGGATGGTTAAAAACACTACCATCCGAGGGTTCCAAAGAACTCACCTTCGTCTCTGAAGACAAACGCCTCCGCCTTTTATTTGTCAGATCCCAAGACGTTTGCACTTATGTGGAAGAAGCTGCCGCTGATGCCGGAATCGTAGGTTGGGACATCCTAAAGGAAGGGGGATTTGATCTCATTGCGCCTGTGGATTTGAAATTAGGGGCTTGTAGGCTCTCTCTTGCTTCTTTTCCTGACTTTGATCTCTTTGCAAAACGCTCCAAAGTGCGAGTGGCCACCAAATACCCGAACCTTACCCGTGAATATTTTTTTTCCAAAGGGATTTCCTGCGAGATTATCAAACTCTATGGATCGATTGAACTTGCTCCCATTGTGGGACTTTCAGACTGCATTGTAGACTTAGTTTCCACTGGTGGGACCTTAAAAGCCAATGGTCTCA
This genomic interval carries:
- the hisG gene encoding ATP phosphoribosyltransferase; translation: MLTLALPKGRLAEETALLLLSKGWLKTLPSEGSKELTFVSEDKRLRLLFVRSQDVCTYVEEAAADAGIVGWDILKEGGFDLIAPVDLKLGACRLSLASFPDFDLFAKRSKVRVATKYPNLTREYFFSKGISCEIIKLYGSIELAPIVGLSDCIVDLVSTGGTLKANGLKEFESILYSTARFVCNRSSFYHKHTELRSLIESLEN